Proteins encoded by one window of Aspergillus puulaauensis MK2 DNA, chromosome 4, nearly complete sequence:
- a CDS encoding FAD-binding oxidoreductase (COG:C;~EggNog:ENOG410PJ84;~InterPro:IPR006094,IPR036318,IPR016169,IPR016166, IPR016167,IPR012951;~PFAM:PF08031,PF01565;~go_function: GO:0016491 - oxidoreductase activity [Evidence IEA];~go_function: GO:0050660 - flavin adenine dinucleotide binding [Evidence IEA];~go_function: GO:0071949 - FAD binding [Evidence IEA];~go_process: GO:0055114 - oxidation-reduction process [Evidence IEA]), which produces MDRLTEFASQHPQIEHVTPTSPDFDTVRSIFAHPEIIPSAIMRPGSIEDVAAAVSFLSREGIDFTIRAGGHDMHGRSMKNGVVALDLRRINHVYVQVDRERTTARIGGGSLMADVIAELQREGFITPVGTIGCVGYVGWAMYGGYGQYSALFGLGVDQIVGAKVVNATGEIVEADRELLKGIRGAGGAFGVVAELTVSIYKLDKVLAGVLMFKSDDLDTLVPQFNEQYRALKAQGLPKALSLNQAIIPAPTPTFGILFLWASPDIEEGNKWVDKIASLGPVTVNTVEEKTPKSWLDEATKIVATSTQGRLYAVSLREITDEVAQIIAHYTKNTPADPHILLDVHELRRESPSMRPAPGSVFAAREPHFVVQIITIVQDKENLQKTLAWGGEFQRALQETSADNIVSASYVSFTSPEEMDPSKIYGENLPFLKDLKQRVDPGNVFKAAISYL; this is translated from the exons ATGGACCGCCTCACCGAATTCGCATCCCAACACCCCCAAATCGAACATGTCACGCCCACCTCGCCAGACTTCGACACTGTGCGATCTATATTCGCACATCCGGAGATCATCCCCAGCGCTATAATGCGACCCGGCAGTATCGAGGACGTCGCGGCCGCTGTATCCTTCCTCTCGAGGGAGGGGATCGACTTCACCATCCGGGCCGGAGGACATGACATGCACGGACGGTCGATGAAGAATGGGGTTGTTGCGTTGGATTTGAGGCGTATCAACCATGTTTATGTTCAGGTTGATAGGGAGAGGACTACGGCGAGAATCGGAGGCGGGAGTTTAATGGCTGATGTGATTGCGGAGCTTCAAAGGGAAGGGTTCATTACGCCTGTGGGCACGATTGGGTGTGTGGGGTATGTTGGCTGGGCTATGTATGGGGGGTATGGGCAGTACAGTGCCTTGTTTGGATTGGGGGTTGACCAGATTGTTGGTGCGAAGGTGGTTAATGCGACGGGGGAGATTGTGGAGGCTGATAGGGAGCTGTTGAAGGGGATTCGCGGGGCTGGGGGTGCGtttggggttgttgctgagctGACGGTGTCTATATACAAGCTGGATAAG GTACTGGCTGGTGTCCTCATGTTCAAATCCGACGACCTCGACACTCTCGTTCCCCAGTTCAACGAGCAATACAGAGCCCTAAAGGCACAAGGGCTACCGAAAGCCCTCAGTCTCAATCAGGCCATTATACCTGCTCCCACCCCGACATTTGGAATTCTGTTCTTATGGGCATCGCCGGACATCGAAGAGGGGAACAAATGGGTCGACAAGATAGCCAGTCTCGGACCGGTCACGGTCAACACAGTCGAAGAGAAGACCCCAAAGAGCTGGCTAGATGAGGCAACTAAGATAGTCGCGACATCCACTCAAGGCCGCTTGTACGCGGTCTCTCTAAGAGAGATTACCGACGAGGTTGCTCAAATCATAGCGCACTACACCAAGAACACGCCGGCAGACCCGCATATCCTCCTCGACGTGCATGAGCTCCGACGTGAGTCGCCGTCTATGAGGCCAGCCCCTGGCTCTGTTTTCGCTGCTAGGGAACCGCATTTTGTGGTTCAGATCATCACAATCGTGCAGGATAAAGAGAACTTGCAAAAGACTTTGGCTTGGGGGGGCGAGTTCCAGCGGGCATTGCAGGAGACGAGTGCGGACAACATTGTCTCGGCTTCTTATGTTTCTTTCACGTcgccggaggagatggatCCTTCTAAGATCTATGGGGAGAATCTCCCATTCCTGAAGGATTTGAAGCAAAGAGTTGATCCGGGTAATGTGTTTAAGGCGGCGATTTCATATCTGTGA